In Nitrospirota bacterium, the genomic window CTCGCCATAGCGCTTCTTGCGGTCAGGAAGAACCACGGGAGTCTGTCTGTTCACCCCATAAAGGATGGAGGGTTGAGATTTGTAATACTTCTCCCTGCAGAGTCTGTTTCTTAGCGGATGAGTAGGTGGCATTGAGAATCTTGGGGTCGTCTTTATTACAGAGTGATACTAGCGTGAAATTCTCACACCTTCTCATAGTACTTTGCACCCGAAAGACCTGGAGGAGCCATGATTCTTTGTATTTGAAATACTCAGCACCTGGCTAGTGAAAAACCGCTGCTTTTTGTCGGAAATCAATAGGAAGGCTTCCTTTCTTGAGCTTGCAGAGGGTTCGTTTTACGGTGTGCGCCACTACCCAGTAGCTGTTGCCCACTGACGTAGAAAGGGCGGCCAGTCCTGGCCGCCCTTTCTACGTCTCCCTGGACTCGGTGCGCTAAAGGAGGAAGTGCGCAGTTCAGGTTCGGGGAACTGTCGGGGCATTTCCGATGTCCTTGCGCCACATGAAACGGCAAGGCTTTTCAGGGTGAATACCTGCCTTTAGGATAACGTTTCTTCAAAGTATCGGGGAAGATGAAGCTCACACTATCCTCCAGGGAGCCTTCTTTACGGTAATTAGGAGCTCCCAGCGGCCGTCTCTTTCAAGGTCAAGGCCTGAAACAATGTAGAGGCCGTTGCCCCTGTCCGTTATTCTTACCTCATCGGGTGTTGTCTCGCCCGTTTGTAACTTTTTATGTGCGATTTTTAGTTCCGCTCCTGCAACGTCCTTATCTCCTTTTCCGTGGATCATAATACCGATAACGTCCTTACCGATATCATACTCTTTGTCATCAAGGAGAACCTCTACGCTGAAGTTTGCATTTTTCGTAATATCGAACAGCGTTTCATTAAAGTGCTTTGTATATATCCCCTTATCGGAAAAGTCTCTTGCACTCGTTTCAACAGGTAACGTAGCAAGTAGTCCTAGAAGCAATACCGCGCTGGTGAGTCCCAATACGATGGCTTTCATTCGTCACCTCTTTAACAACGTAATTGCGAAATTCTACTACAAAATTCTTGTGTTCCGGAAGAAAGACGTGTTTTTACTACCCTTCCATGAAACAGAACGGATCCCTATCTTCAAACACGTCAAGTCCGAAGCTGTGGCCGATGGAGAGACAGCCGCCGCAGACCGGGCGGATGGCACAGTTGCGACAGGCTCCGGAGCCCGCGCGGTAGCGGCAAGCGACGTCAGAGTCATAAATCTCCGCGATGCTCTCATGAAAAACGTTTCCAATGAGTGATGGAAACTTCCGACAGGCATGGGCCTCCCCGTCTGGCAGCACGCTTATGAAGTTAAACGCCGCCCCACAGCCATATCCCGTACATCCCCCAAAAAGCTTTATGCCTTTCCGGTGCTGGATGATGTTGAGCAAGTTATCCTTGAGGCCCATGACGGGGTTATGTTTCGCGGCCTCCGTGTAGCGCTCGAGAAATGCGATAAAGGCCTCTTTCGAAGGCAGTGCGAGGTTAGCCCCCTCGCCCACGAGGGAGAGCCGGTTAAAAGTGAAAAGGTCAACCCTGCCCCTGAGCGCTTCGGCAAGAGGCAGAACCTGCTCCATGTTGTCCTTTGTAAGAGTGAGCATCACCATACTGTAGACGCCGAGGTCTAGGAGAACATCGAGAAACTCCATGGTACGGTCGAAGTGCCCTTCGCCGCGGATTTCGTCATTGTGCTCCCGTAGACCTTCAAGGCTCACTTGAAAGAAGGCGGGCTCCTGGATTTCAAAGAGCTCCTCGATACGCTTCCGCGAGGTGGGATTACCGAGTATCGCCATATCGAGGCCCTGTTCCGACGCGGCGCGGTAAAGCTCCGTAAACCGCGGATAGAGCAATGGGTTGCCGCCTGAGAAGGAAACCTGTCCTCGCACGTTCCGCTCCTCGCAGAAGGCGCAAAAATCCTCGAGTACCCCCAGGGCCTCGGGAAAAGGCACGGGAAAGCGCTCGCTTCGGTCATAGCAATGCTTGCAGTTTAGGTCGCAAGATTGAGTTATATGCCATTGAAGAGTAAATACGTCAGTAGAGACAAACCTCTCGTCCATATTTTCCGTGGGAAAGAGTTCTGGATCCCGCCGTATGCGAGACGGAGGGGAAAGGAGGACGCCCCTTCTCACTGCGCGCTCAACCGCCCTTTGGATAACGACCGATGGAAGCCTCCCTTCTCTCCCCGCCTCCTCGGCACTTA contains:
- the sbtM gene encoding thio(seleno)oxazole modification radical SAM maturase SbtM; the encoded protein is MHITSNHKLEMGYPRCRAALGPDAWERVLAACADNQDVETFPEKLETLAEPLGLAGYVAELARLELALSEAQERQVPTSVEELAINPTVRLLTLDWRNLPFLLIHGSDEPSPKLGEELVLVWQKPGTGEVRAEAPLSEDLLAMKMIVEGISAEEAGREGRLPSVVIQRAVERAVRRGVLLSPPSRIRRDPELFPTENMDERFVSTDVFTLQWHITQSCDLNCKHCYDRSERFPVPFPEALGVLEDFCAFCEERNVRGQVSFSGGNPLLYPRFTELYRAASEQGLDMAILGNPTSRKRIEELFEIQEPAFFQVSLEGLREHNDEIRGEGHFDRTMEFLDVLLDLGVYSMVMLTLTKDNMEQVLPLAEALRGRVDLFTFNRLSLVGEGANLALPSKEAFIAFLERYTEAAKHNPVMGLKDNLLNIIQHRKGIKLFGGCTGYGCGAAFNFISVLPDGEAHACRKFPSLIGNVFHESIAEIYDSDVACRYRAGSGACRNCAIRPVCGGCLSIGHSFGLDVFEDRDPFCFMEG